Below is a genomic region from Streptomyces sp. NBC_00461.
CGGCCCTGCTGGAGGCACTCACCGAAGAGGCGTCCGAGACGCTGCGGCTGGCGCTCGTGCGCGGGGCACGGCCCGAGGAGCCGGCCGAGAGGGCGCTCGCTTACTTCGTGCTCTCCCTGTGGCCGGTGGGCGACCGCTATCGGATGCTGCTGGGGCTGGCCCGGCGTGACCTGGGTGCGGAGCGCGTGACCGAGGTCCTGGCCCCGGCCCGTGAGGTCGCCACGGCCATCCTGGCGCGAGGACAGCGGGACGGTGTCTTTCACTCGCATCTGCCGCCCGCCGTGCTGAGCGCGGGACTTGAGGGGATGACGGTCGCGCTGCTGGAGGATGTGAACACCGGGGCGCTGGAGGACGACGGGACCCGTACGGCCGTGGCCACGCTCATCGCGGCAGGCGTGCCGGAGAAGCGGGCGACCGCAGTGGTCGAGGAGGTCGCGGCGACCGTGCCGCCCGGGGAGCCCGTCCCGGAGGCGTGAGCCCCGCAGAGGTGAGGGCCCGGCAGAGGTGACGTCCGGTTCCGGGTGATCTCATACCGGGCACGGATCGGTTGCGGCCCGGACTTCTGGCCCTCTCGACGGCGGGGCTGCGGAAGCATGCGACGCATGAGCCGAGACCGCTACGTCGACTTCCTGCGTGCGTGGGCGATCGTCCTGGTCGTGCTCGGCCACTGGCTGATCACCGCCCTGATGCACGGGCCCGACGGCGAACTCACCGCGCCGGAGCTGCTGGCGCGTGTGCCCTGGACCCAGTGGCTGACCCTGCTGTTCCAGATCATGCCGCTGTTCTTCCTGGCCGGAGGTCATGCGGCGGGCGGCTCCTGGGTGCGGACACGCTCGGCGGGCGGTACGGCGGCCGGCTGGGTGGGGCGGCGGGCCGTGCGCCTGCTGCTGCCGACAGCCCTCTACAGCGGCCTGGTCCTGCTCGCCGTCGCGGTCTGCGCGGCGGTCGGCGCGGATCCGGGCACCCTCGCCCTCGTCGGGTGGGCCATGGCCATGCAGTTCTGGTTCCTGCCGGTGTATCTGCTCCTCAGCGCCCTGACGCCGGTGCTGCACGCGGCGCACCGGCGTTGGGGGCTCGCCGTCCCCGTGGCCATGGCCGCCTTCGCCCTGATCGCCGACGCGCTGGTTCTCACGGTGCACGCACCCTACGTCGGCCTGCTCGACCACGTACTCGTCTGGGGCGTCGCCTACCAACTGGGCTTCTGCTGGCGCGACGGCCTGCTGACCGAACACCGGCCGCTGCTGCCGGCGATGATGGCCGCGGGCGGCGCACTCGCCTACGCGGCGCTGGTCGCCGTCGGCCCCTTCCCGGTCAGCCTGATCCTGGTGACCGGTCAGACGCCCAGCAACACCGATCCGCCGTCCGCGGCGATGCTGTCCTGGGCGGTCGCCCAGG
It encodes:
- a CDS encoding TetR/AcrR family transcriptional regulator, which translates into the protein MTKPAAAREPLRRNSRSNRARILATARQELGRNPDVTLEELARAAGVVRRTLFGHFPGRAALLEALTEEASETLRLALVRGARPEEPAERALAYFVLSLWPVGDRYRMLLGLARRDLGAERVTEVLAPAREVATAILARGQRDGVFHSHLPPAVLSAGLEGMTVALLEDVNTGALEDDGTRTAVATLIAAGVPEKRATAVVEEVAATVPPGEPVPEA
- a CDS encoding acyltransferase family protein, yielding MSRDRYVDFLRAWAIVLVVLGHWLITALMHGPDGELTAPELLARVPWTQWLTLLFQIMPLFFLAGGHAAGGSWVRTRSAGGTAAGWVGRRAVRLLLPTALYSGLVLLAVAVCAAVGADPGTLALVGWAMAMQFWFLPVYLLLSALTPVLHAAHRRWGLAVPVAMAAFALIADALVLTVHAPYVGLLDHVLVWGVAYQLGFCWRDGLLTEHRPLLPAMMAAGGALAYAALVAVGPFPVSLILVTGQTPSNTDPPSAAMLSWAVAQVGACLLAAPALRRVLEHERVWRVVRRMGGVSMTLYLWHMLPVLVAAAAFYLTGLAPEPALGSADWWALRAPWLLVLGVVLSVAVSALRPWEGNLIKWYERARPDTGPYRVWLLWPGLASGALALTRFATRGFAYDGRFPALPALGLAAGTALVLLHRRPADDSTEHRENAEDAEDALEEAA